In Rhopalosiphum padi isolate XX-2018 chromosome 3, ASM2088224v1, whole genome shotgun sequence, the genomic stretch attaaatacaccgattatttaaataaactttcagCTCAGGATGAAATATTGCAGTTCAAGTTTATTGTTTAAGTACtgcaataaatacaaatattttactgttttatcgTAGTTGAAGTGCAATCGTTCAAACTGTTATTTTCTTATCATTAGTCGAGACTGATATGTCTTCTTTGATTGATTATTTAACTCtaattattaatcttaattttgtttttctcgaGTTAAGTGGATTATtagcattattaatataagctAAACACTTCGCTATTTTCAagtacattgttttattttaagagtttttaaatatttgttatacacACTAAACATACGGCGAGGTTATATATcctttaaaatcttatttttttaaattttagttcttataatttatatatttgtgtaaattataCACGTACCTACTACCATtggttatatatatagtgaataaatatgtataatataataaatactacctatacagatataataattattttaatattttaaatatattgtttttttagataAGCCGgctataattacaaatttttctTGTATATCTGATAATTGGGTAAGTTTGACATGTAATTGGACCAAACCAGAGAACCCAATTAAAACATCATACAAGTTATTCTTCAGATTACCTGGTCGTGCTGGGGGCAGgtaatgtataatagtaatttatatagttaggGTTAATAACTAAACTATTTTGtcctatattataaagaatcttttttttttttagaactattATAAATTGTCCTAAGGATTCAGATTCCAGAGATAATACTTGTTATTGGGATTTCTCTACTACACCAATATATAGACAAccatacgaatattattattttacactaattGGTGATAACATATTGGGAAACTCGACTACAACTATTCGTTTTCATCATTATGCCAAtggtatattacataatactgcttacattttatttaactatgaaATACAAATGTGTTCTGTTAAAATtgtacgttaaaataataactgtatatatttattaaaaaaaaatgtttttatgtttgattTAGTTATCCCCGCAAGCCCTATTAATATTACAGTGGTAGATAAAACTCAATCTAGTGCCATGCTAAGGTGGTCCGTAGGCACAATGACAGCCTTTCCTCGAGAACTAATTCATAAGATCGAATATAAGTCTCAATGGGATTCCAATCCTGAACATTGGCATGTAAGTGCTCGTGcattttccaataaaaataacaattatactatggtaacatttatttttcgcAGTCTGTAAATGTAAGTGACGTTTGTAATTCGTCATCAACGTCCAATCACACCAATTCTTATTCAAATTGTCGAGAACGTGACactgactattattattttaatgtaaccgATTTAAAATACCCGTTCACGCATTACGATTTTCGAATCTATGTACGTTCTTCAGTTGCTCGTGGGGAGGACAAATGGTCTCCTCCTGGCTGTATAACTTTGAAAACCAAGCCTTCGagtaagttaatttatatatctatatcgtTACGCGTATTTTgcacaatatgataataaattcgaTTAaacttaatcatttaaataatatctattttttccttcaataatatgatttaattaatatcataatattttaataatgcctATAGTACCTAGAAGACCTCCTCGAACTGATGTAGGAAGTTTTGAGTGTGTAACGTCACCTGTCGATAAATCCAAAAGAGACGTGTTCATTTATTGGCAGAATATTGATGACAACGAGAAATGCGGTGAATCATTTGAGTATCGTGCTTACTATACTACCACAACTTCAGATAATAAAACCCTGTTAGTACTATTTTTCaatctacttatttattttaatttattactgaattaatttttgaatttaaacttatttcacAATACAGTATTCACCGCAGTAACGAAACATATAAGAATTATGCCAAGTTTGAAGGACTCAATACCGACATTGGGTACAATTTTACTGTGTATTCATCAAATAAAGAAGGTTTATCAACCGAGTATTCAACAATTTTTGTTCCCAACGAATCAGACAGTAAGTAcacaaatgtaatttaaaattgtttgagtAAGTTTTAATGTTGACTGTGTTATTAGAACTTGACGAACCGTTATCGTTTACAAAAATGGCATTTGATGAACGAGGTGTATTTGAACTTTCGTGGAAAAATGCTAGTAGTCAAAAATCATTAGCAACTAATCAAGTTAatgattatactatattttggtGTGAAAATGATAAGGACCGTCCATACCAGTGTaatgtatgtacaatttattaaatatttatgggaATGGGTCACGTCATATTCGAATgctatttgataataatacaattattgtatttgttatttccTTTATACTACCAttctatactttattttatgctattatatattattttacaaacttacaaatattacaccttttttttttattcccataTATGTATAAGTCAATTTACATTGATACCTACTTttattaagttaagttaaaatttgtatactCACATTATTTCGTCATCTTGCTAATGGGTTTTATATAattcgtttatttataaaaacaaataaataatcataaaacaataattttagtaagCTGAACGTAAATAATCTAAGTATATTAACATGTATTGTTTATTGACTTTAGTTAATTAAGTTAGTCAACATTGAGTTATAAGTTGATGGCAAacaaacaatatacctattttactctagaagttaaaagttaattgtgaaaaaaagtattaagaGGATGACAGAGCACTTTGTTTTTTCTGTGACTCATACACGACCTAGTGAATTGGTGTTCAATAGAACCAATATGGTGttgttaacttaaatattagcgTTAATCGAACTATTATCTAACTTTAAGATAAGGAAATTATCTGTGTCTATACGTTgacttttttactataattcaatttttatatccGGAAGTTaggagtatataaaatattacaatttaaaaatgcagaaaaattgaattatcgTAAACAtccaaaatatgaatataatatatataatattattaactttaagttttattataatatgtcagttcacttaaatattaataagcttACAAGAAAAAGCTGGTTCTCTGAACACAAATTTTCCATATTTCGCACGGGTCAAagagaaaaaacaaatagtgccctgacatcctcttaacttaacacaattaaaaataagttgattaattcttttttaaattaccaccCAAGttacaaaaatcgatttttttaaataatacgaaacattttgttaaaaatacattctacttaggtatacatttatatcgaCATATGCATATTAGCAGCTAAAGAGGTTTAGGCATTACACGTTTAAATCAatgaataacattaattttctcattttatttaaaatctgtgTACATATACAGCGtgattaaataaaacaacaagtaaataattgttttaatcacagttataaaaaatcattaacatgattttaacttaactaaagttattttaatagacACTTGAACTAGTTGAGTTATAaagcaaaaaaattaacaactttTAACTACTTCCAATTTTTGAACATAAGACCCCCCCttcccccccaaaaaaataatatgtatattttataattgtcatCAATTGTGATTTTTATGTACAGGGCTATATGAATTGGATGCATATACCAAGTTCAGAATCTtgctataatattactgtatcaGATCATatgaaaatttatcaatttgcCATAAGCGCTAACAGTCAAAGCACACCAAAGACTGGTGTTACTAATGTTTATCAACCCACTTATACTAGTAGTGGGATGGTATGGGCATCATGTACAGTACtacataataaaagtataaacattaatagtttttttaatttatagatttttatactgtatttatacatttttttttttaattagtcgttggaaaaataaaaaacgtttgGGTAAATATGATTGGCTCGACATCTATGGAATTGAGATGGAAACTCGACTGCTCTGACAGAATAGGCGCAGTTCTAGGATTTCGTATATTTTACTGTCCTGTAGTATCCATAAATAATTCTGCGTGTAAaggtaaacattattataatatttatttatcttatttataatatttgttctgGTTATGTATTATTAGTCGGTAGAAAGAAAatcattatgaatatatttcgaagtatttaaatataacctaAAGTAAAATTGTCGTCATTAAACTCTTATTTCTAcagtaataaaagaaaatatttaaataattgtagtagGAAGTGAAAATATCTCACTAAAATTcaactatgaaaatatatatctaattagttaataatattgattatgaaatataaagttttgtcttgaaaatacttattatttcaatgaaTACTATTCTATAGatagtatgatatatttaatttttatatgaatttaatatctggttcatgtactcgtatattgtataattattgaattaaatttaaatttaaacttttagaataataattctataataaagttatattattacgtaatataagatgtgaaattaattattattttatttgtaaattatattttagaacctATGTTAAATAAGACTGTTAGTGGTGAGATGGCACAAGATAGCAGAGGAATAGCAAGCATTACGGATCTCAAAtcatatactacatatatgGTTACCATTGCATTGATCACTAAACATGGCGAAGGGTTGCATAGCGATCCTTTGCTCAACACCACTTTAGAAGGaggtatatttgtgtatttggCATATTATTAGttctaattcaatttttactatCAGAATAATTgtgttcatatttattaattaatgatgttTAATACTTAGCGCCCGATATTCAAAACCTTATTATAAATGTCACGAGTCTGACCAATACGACCGTCTCTCTTCAGTGGTCGCCTCCTAAATTCACGAATGGTATTGTCCGTtactatcatatttattattatttggacgATGTATTACAGCAACAGGATTTGATTGATTCATTCGACGAACAACAGGTCATAAATGAACAACGTCGTGTTACAGTTCATGACACAAAGgttagcatttttatttatatctaaaaacatgtcaatatttatttttcataacattttaagaaaaaaattaaaaaaagtatttaataataaaaataataaaataaaataaattgtatgtttagtGTCGTCTAGAACACCTTGAGAGTTATAGAAGCTATACAATTACCATTACAGCATGCACAACAGTTTGTTCAGAGCGCTCACTTCCTATAAAAGTGCGAACAGCTGTAGGATGTgagttaaaaactttaaaatcataTCAATACGATTCaatgttatacatacatatttatatatagtgccAGGAAGGGTTCCTCAACCAACATTAAATTACGAAAACAGCACTAGGGTAGCTGTGTCTTGGCAAAAACCCGTGAAACCGGCTGGTCCGGtggattattatgaattaattgtaGCGCATCATAGTGGGCCCACAAATTCACAACAAACTACTACAAATGGCGGTTCGTCTTCGCCCACCGCTTTAGCTTCCACTCAAATACAAGAAAATCCTAACAATTACTACTACCGCAGCAATtgtaaatatcattatactggattttaggttttttaatagaatttaataattttttttttattattcacctAGCAAACGTATTCCGTGTGCCTGTTCCCGATTGTAATAATGAACAAGATAGGGGTCAACAAACGTTTTCATTTGCTGTAAGAGCTGTGAATAACAATCCACTCGATCCTCATACGCCATATTATGGTCAATGGTCGACTCCTGGGTCGGTCAATTGTGTGTTGCCAGGTAATTTTCAATGAacaatttcttttaatatatttcaaatttcatacgataatatttaatgaattattaaaaatataatgtgcttatttataaaaatgtataaaaaccaaCATTTgagtaaatatcaattattttaacattatgatATTGGCAATAAtaacatgtaggtatatatttcaaaatcataaatcttaaaataaataaagtttatgtattttataatatttgagaaTAGGTATCTTATAGCTGAATACaagattgtaaaatataaaatagttaacaaaTATTCTCAAAGACACAAACCATCGaaacttaaaataaagtaatattgtttaacaaacatttattctaaacgctaaataaattatatataaaacgtaCAGTTTAGTTCCGGAAACATTGACTGATTCAAAACGTCCACcattaagtttgaaaaaataaaattactctcATTATTGAATTTCTTTTTTCCTTTTGTTAATGTCTATTTGAACGATACATGTTCAGAAGaagttattgattttacagCAATTGTTTTTACTATTGGTAGTTTCGTAATTGGTacctaaatagattttttttaagcatttatttttataagtgttcCAACATTTTTAGATTCGAGCAGaacgataaatatattgattttatgtttaagatgttatcatttgtttattttttctgaaGACACTTTTTCTAGTAATTCTTGGATTCGATATAAGTAGttcatgtataaattaaaaactataatacatggtcatagtaatatttattataaacgttttaaatcGGAATCTTGACGACATtcatcaaaattgaaaaaattgcaaaattaagtaattttgttatttaaaattcttactTTAAATTTGAAAGTTTAATTCGAGGTCCCTTGTAACAGTTGCTATTACTTCCTAATAGTGATCTAGTACTTAAATGTTAtaagcaatttatatttttttttcgaattgtACGTTTTGTAATCAGAAAATTTGGTAGATAGGTGTTTCActtattaaaaacaactatacCAATTCTAatcattatgaattttaaattaaatttgcaaaagtataatatttcatagtaaataagtatgttaaaaattgttaatagcaATAAATCAACCATCCAAAGTGGACTTAGCTTACGTGAACCATCACTTTCTTTGATAatgaaactttttatatttgtcattaTTTCGTTGTACAATGATTAAATTCCTCTGAAACCagttacaacttaaaataatctaacttcgaattatacttgaaataaagttccattttcaataaaaataaatttaatcatttttctggttattaagtaattattattatacattgcatattgtgaatataataataattataatattattaaattaattataatataaccaaaaaatacaatattatacaataaataataattactcgtAATATCTTCACAGTagcttaattattatacagtagtggcctctttattaataaatgtaccaATTTTATTACAAggcgataatttatttaattttatacatctaAAAATAGATACATATTGTTGCGTGGGACGAATGAAAAAACTTTACGGGTCGTTGTgatgacttatttttatttatataatatactatatagtagtaCGCGATACACTAATAAAAAagttgtatattgttttaatttcgtGAACCGTCCGAAAAAAGAATAGGGTCTGGGTCGCCGATCCACATCATGATTTTCCGCAGGGCATCGCTTCAgtgtattgttataatagtaCCAACTCTGGCTAGTCAGTTTCGTCCCATAATATAAACCTGGGTTGAGATGCAAAGGCACTTACTTTTTTCCGGCTTTGGCCTAGGGCTACTCACTACATTTAATTTACGTGGTATGTATCGGTGTAATTCCGACAGTAGGCCCTTTTTGTACTATAAAACGTATGTAAAATGTCACTacgtgtaatataaatattaaaatttaaaactatactcGTGAATctaaaatcttatattttataaacaaaacatttaagcTCCTAATATTTGATTGAcacagaaataataatgtaaatgaaCAATACAAATTGTTGTGTTGTtggtttttgttttcataatgtgtaaatttgctcatttagttaatttaaaagattttaattacaaaaagcattgacaaataaaatataatttaaagctgcaaaatattttgacttcaTACATGACtagtttaattatatcattttatttaaatttaaattaagtactttCACATTTGTTGTTAATCGAGTGCattaattattgcatattaaCGCTttcacatacattatatttatatataaaattaattgtctcTAAGTACATTAAGCCCCAGTCTTCAATCATCTGCAGCCTCAACTAAATAGTTTTTAcgacaaattttaaattgcccTAGAAGTTATAGCTTGAAGACAATTTATCTGTTTACTGCATTATTATAAAGTACCCTAATAAACGAAAgggtaggtattattttttcacagttatggagatatatattttttatttttataatttagagcAACAATTATTCAAATGCTTTTATGTGAACAAAAAGTAAATACCAAGTTCGCAATATACTTAATAcgttagatataaatattaataaaacgaaTTCCATGTAAGgtaaactattatactatttcaacgtataataattttactcgaCGGTTGAAAAACAGActcaacattataaaaatttacagtTTTAGAATTTaggagattaaaaataaattcgattGTAGACTACacgataaacaaaattataaaataaacaaataaggaACAGACAAACAACCATACACTCTCCGAacgtgcaatataatataatgcatccTGATATTAAcacaaatcaaattaaatatacgtgttataaacttataatttattaactaagcAATTACACGATGTAAAATATTACgcgtatacgcataatatatatatatatatatatatatatatatttaccattttaaatatatttaaaaagtcaaaattacttattactttttgTTGGATCGTCTCCAAAGCCGCATAGATGCCAGGCTGTTGTCGCTGTAGGTGTTTTCCTAGTTATTGCTAGCTTagaataaaattgttcaaacaactaaataacattaaaatccattaaaataacttatttcaaACCCTAAAaagaaatatctaatattattttttataatacctatattataattttatattatttccgaccttttaaaatataccaaaaaataaaacatataattatgtgGCTTAATTATCTCTACTAAATTATCGAAAAATAGGGACGTACAAACGGACACAAGCATGCTCCACTTCGTAAATACTAAACTACACACGTTTGGgttggaaattaattatttacaatcatgacaaaattaatttatttaaaaaaaatatattaatggtaaataaaatactgctatattatatcaatgtatcatattatgatatttaaaaacgaataaaacgtcgtctcaatgattattattattatttttagtatataatttaacacaaccagtgtttatataggtattgaacTATTCCTGTCCCatttcaatattgtataatcttattttaaaatatttttttgattataattcattagaaaataaatagttatttacattaataatactttactaCTTACTAAAAcgtaatttcaaaatgtatctCGAAACAGACATAATATGAGTAGTCGGTTTCTCAGATCCCTAAGTAGTAGTGTGTATCTTACTTAAAAGTGGTCATATAATTTGCCAAACACTCATTGTCATAATGACTAATttctatttgatattttttctcgttctttaatatgtattattttaacttttataataatacatatttaatgcccattaaaaattaaccaatatcataattcataatatttaagtcttaagatataataaatatacttgttttaaatttattttattaccattataaattataatgcacctAACAAACTACTTACATTCAatcgtttttatgtttttatttttatttgtacttgtACCATTATAATGCAGTGAGTATTGTAAACGTATAttgagttataatattgttgtaacatAATATCTCGGCCAATTGTTttttcactatattatttttctctataattaagttattgttgttttttcctTAGGTCTTCCTCTAGCGCTTCATTTAGTCATATGGTCATGTTTGTTCATCGTTTTGTCCACTGTTTCCACTTACTGGGGTAACAGGTAAATTTCATATGtccaaataatacttttttatattgttttcagtatcgtttaactttaatattattataatgtatatttatttattttcataagacTTTGGAGAAAATACAAAGTGATGCATAACGTAGAAGTAGTTCTACCACCCACGTTGaacatcaattttaaatttgtaagtatttgtctatactttatattattatatgtaatgaaACTTCCGTTAACGTAGGTACTCTCTGTatcaacttttttattttgttatgtcgtgcgttctaataaaatatattgctattGTATCATATTCACTCTGAATAATtactatagaataattttaaactgcttaaaTTCGTAAGgtagaaaataagaaaattatcgGGTTGGATGCGGTTAACACAAATTTGTATAGTTACTTGTCTTTATACTAATTTACCAACGGTATTGTACCGCTTTAAGAAGTATTTCACAAAATTCGTATTTGTGGTTcgtcaaatatattttacccgGCAAAATTTCGATAGCAATAATGGTTATGgcagtataggtaataattataatggtataCGG encodes the following:
- the LOC132927884 gene encoding uncharacterized protein LOC132927884, producing MGERQYIRSHRHSWWPPRPPWITLMSVSLLVNLAYTSITCGPGIKSAGVTVPRGDIVIEYGTGVPLEITCVLDPDNEKVRNLFRNDTADGGEATTPSQRIMFYKNAERVSRQYMTIINSTAAQLHISDPPAGRDTYYCTLLLDEQLRPNHDYDNSSDAQLSTQSNDSPTFPTQPPTSLETSGPPSLVSQASEVGVCLNSVAVGYKPAIITNFSCISDNWVSLTCNWTKPENPIKTSYKLFFRLPGRAGGRTIINCPKDSDSRDNTCYWDFSTTPIYRQPYEYYYFTLIGDNILGNSTTTIRFHHYANVIPASPINITVVDKTQSSAMLRWSVGTMTAFPRELIHKIEYKSQWDSNPEHWHSVNVSDVCNSSSTSNHTNSYSNCRERDTDYYYFNVTDLKYPFTHYDFRIYVRSSVARGEDKWSPPGCITLKTKPSIPRRPPRTDVGSFECVTSPVDKSKRDVFIYWQNIDDNEKCGESFEYRAYYTTTTSDNKTLIHRSNETYKNYAKFEGLNTDIGYNFTVYSSNKEGLSTEYSTIFVPNESDKLDEPLSFTKMAFDERGVFELSWKNASSQKSLATNQVNDYTIFWCENDKDRPYQCNGYMNWMHIPSSESCYNITVSDHMKIYQFAISANSQSTPKTGVTNVYQPTYTSSGMVWASCTVLHNKIVGKIKNVWVNMIGSTSMELRWKLDCSDRIGAVLGFRIFYCPVVSINNSACKEPMLNKTVSGEMAQDSRGIASITDLKSYTTYMVTIALITKHGEGLHSDPLLNTTLEGAPDIQNLIINVTSLTNTTVSLQWSPPKFTNGIVRYYHIYYYLDDVLQQQDLIDSFDEQQVINEQRRVTVHDTKCRLEHLESYRSYTITITACTTVCSERSLPIKVRTAVGLPGRVPQPTLNYENSTRVAVSWQKPVKPAGPVDYYELIVAHHSGPTNSQQTTTNGGSSSPTALASTQIQENPNNYYYRSNSNVFRVPVPDCNNEQDRGQQTFSFAVRAVNNNPLDPHTPYYGQWSTPGSVNCVLPGLPLALHLVIWSCLFIVLSTVSTYWGNRLWRKYKVMHNVEVVLPPTLNINFKFDHYNNFGENVLDSGQQYYVEDGHIIYDNAPTDVDTTTIAFYNGNSSGSNRRRNSSVNASAERLPSSRWSPATASTTITVADDDDSSSSKHQLIMPSSSLPKTKSESLSDGNSVKSEEEVLEAIQPTEPVMPFFSLPATPTLTPVPKIVNTTNTRAALCGSSVVVHSGNGYQSTGNSGYQSSGKGYQSSAKGYQSSGKGYQSSGKGYQSSDKGYQSNGYGYRTSGNGYQGSNICQDVAKNRLVGDSRGDSVVVAPTAVISCFVGDQRQSNDKHLSRCGGGNSSPTADGGKEFVFPAVESIIDENRSHPEQKSELLPCRLDNKQQSPLPRPPQQQNRNDGYCGKQMMIAAAAVAGAATNNFGRVNGCETTTLSQQQQLPLPPLPSTPPQQQKLLQSPPPPPPSPAQQQQPTTATLLASSTAYVMLDMVTAAAEKKRLLHMGGGRIDYGKPVVVVQQPAVSVDASCATSTAQV